The Platichthys flesus chromosome 5, fPlaFle2.1, whole genome shotgun sequence genome contains the following window.
TATATTTAATGATATATGGAAATAATCCAATTATATTAAGGGGATTATACATCTGAGTTTCATCTGTCAATCACTGTGTTTTATAGCATAAAATAATTGAAACACACTTAAGAAACACCAGAGAGGTCAGTGCTTCTTACCCACAGAAGAAGAGACCCCCACAGAGCAGGTAGGTGAGCACACCAGAGGTGTGGTCCACCTTGGTGAGGACGGCCTGGTGACATGAAGGACAGACAACCTGAACCGGACTGTCTCCCAAAGGACACACGACCGCTGCACGACacgaggacagagaggaagagacacaatGAAGACGAGCACATAGCTTTGTCCAGaattattttttcaataaagTTAATTTGAGCTCCGCTGCTCACGTGAGGAAACTCACCGACAGGAACTTGTGGATTTGCCATCGTCCCTGGAAACTGTTCATATCAGAAGTGAATGTAAACATGCATGTTAACGACTAATTCAAATATCAGGAGACAGaaatttaaatgaacatttataaaaaaaaaaaatgatttaaaaatatatatttaaataaataataatatgggGATCACAGATGCATCTTATCATCTCCTGACACTATCTAAACATTATAATAAAGAACTTAATATAAAATCACTATACATAGTTAGTAATTAATAATAACCATCATTCTTATTAAACATAAGATGATGATTAAAATTaacaactttatatatatatatgaaaactgGATGTGTACAATATCCAAGTACaacataatcataataaatcatttaaatctaACCCtatatataaaagaataaatttCATGTTCATTATCAAAGTAAAACATAATAtaattaatgataaaataattttaaaaagaaaacactttgtaCATGCATCTTAAAGGATAAAGTATGAatagtatttaaatatgattgGACAGTATTTTGAGGAGATGCACCAGGTCTCCATTAAGTACTAACATTTtgttattcatgtttaaatCTCGTTTATCTTTCTGTTTTAAAGAAACCTTACAGATTTTCAATATATGAGAATCACTGCCTGGTAGAAGAAAATAAGTTTTGACAAAACACTGAGATCCATTTAACACAGGATCTATTTAACAGCTTAACATTAAGACAGATACTCACAGGTTGTGTAGACGTTGTGTTTCCCACAGGATGAGCTTCACCTTCTCTTCTAACCCTGTTTGTTTCCACAGtagttctctgtgtgtgaatttCTCTGACCCAACCCCGTCCCAACCCCGGCTTCACTACAGCAACCATTAACATCCAGAGAGATTCCCTGTTTTCCACATCACTGCGTAAAAGTTTGTCCTCATTCCAAAGTTTAATagtgttttttactttctgtcaCGGACAATAGAAGAAAATTCTGTTTTACAGTTTGAAGCAAACATGTCGATTTAAACAAATGCAAGGAAAGTAGACTTCCAGCTTCTAAACGCTTGAATTTAAATAACCTTAATATGTTTTAAACAAATGCCATCTTATTTTCAAATCAGTTTAGAGGTagtttaaactgtaaaaatcataattttcaactat
Protein-coding sequences here:
- the LOC133953475 gene encoding lipopolysaccharide-induced tumor necrosis factor-alpha factor homolog, which codes for MANPQVPVAVVCPLGDSPVQVVCPSCHQAVLTKVDHTSGVLTYLLCGGLFFCGFVLGCCLIPFCVDRLRDTRHSCPTCKTVLGVSKRL